From Bacteroides uniformis:
CGTGGGTATCTCTGTGAGCCGTGTGGGTGGTAATGCCCAAGTCAAGGCTATGAAGAAGGTGGCAGGTACATTAAAGATTGACCAGGCACAGTACCGGGAGCTGGAAGCGTTTACCAAGTTCAGTGGCGATATGGACCCCGTGACGGCATTGACCATCGACAAGGGACAGAAGAATACACGCCTGCTGGTACAGCCCCAATACAGCCCGATGCCGGTAGAAAAGCAGATTGCCATTCTTTATTGCGGCACGCACGGCTTGTTGAGGAATGTTCCTTTGGACAAGGTCAGCGAGTTTGAACGCAACTTCCTTGAGTCTCTTGAGATGAACTATCGCATGGAGGTACTCGACGTTTTAAAGACGGGTGCCATCAATGACGATGTCTGCAAGAAGATTGAGGAGACGGCAGAGGCGGTTGCAAGGCAATTCATGTGATTTACGATTGGACGATTTACGATTTACGATTGGAGTTACTCTATATGGTAAGTTGTAAATCGGACGCAGGCAGAAGTTACCTCAATCGTAAATCGTAAATAATTAAATCGTAAATAGATATATGTCTTCACTGAAAGAGGTAAAAAATAGAATAAGCTCCGTCAAGAGTACACGCCAGATAACATCGGCTATGAAGATGGTGGCATCTGCCAAACTGCATAAGGCGCAGGGGCGGATTGGGAATATGCTGCCTTATCAACGGAAGCTGAATGAGATTCTGACGAACTTTCTGCGTACGGATGCTTCTTTCGAGTCGCCCTATACCGAGAAAAGACCCGTGACAAGGGTAGCGGTCGTGGCGTTTTCGTCCAATAGTTCCTTGTGCGGTGCATTCAACTCGAATGTGGCGAAGATGCTGGAACGGACTTTGGAAGATTACCAGTCGCTGGGCAAGGAGAATATTCTGATATATCCCGTTGGGAGAAAGGTGGAGGAAGCCGTCAAGAAAATGGGATATGTGCCGCAAGGCAGCTACCAGGTGATGGCAGACAAGCCTTCGTACGTTGAAGCGTATGAGCTGGCAGAGAAGTTGATGCATGAGTTTGTGGAAAAGCAGATTGACCATGTGGAGCTGATTTACCATCACTTCAAATCGATGGGTTCGCAGGTGCTGCTCCGCGAGAATTATCTGCCCATTGACCTGACGCAAGTAGCGCAGGAGGCGGCAGAAGATGTACCGGAGGATGCCCGCAGTTTTAATAATGATTACATTGTGGAACCTTCCGTCGGCGAACTGATAGCGGAACTTCTGCCAAAAGTGTTGAGTCAGAAGATATTTACCGTGCTTCTCGATTCCAATACTTCGGAACATGCTGCCCGTATGCTAGCCATGCAGACGGCGACAGATAATGCCAACGAGTTGATTCAAGATTTGACGAAACAGTATAACAAGAGCCGTCAGCAGGCCATTACGAATGAGCTGCTCGATATTATCGGCGGTAGCTTGAAATAGTCCGGATTGCCCCGTAAAGGGCTTTCTCAGGATGGGTACAAATAAATGGAATAATAGGACAAGGATAACGAAATAACCGCTATCTTTGTCCTATTATCATATATGGCTACTGATGAAATCCGTATCATTCTGAGAGAGAGCGGATTGGTTGAATAATAAACATATCAATGGAGAATAATCCCGAAATAGCGCTTGCATGGCAATTCATTGAAAACACAGGCACTCATCTTTTTTTGACCGGCAAGGCAGGTACCGGTAAGACAACTTTCCTGCGAAAACTGAGGGCGGAGAGTCCGAAACGGATGATTGTACTTGCACCGACGGGAATTGCCGCTATCAATGCAGGCGGTGTCACCATCCACTCCTTTTTCCAAGTACCTTTCGCTCCTTATGTGCCCGAAAGCTCATTCAGCGCAGATGGCAAGGCAACCTACCGTTTTCGTTACGGGAAAGAGAAAATCAACATTATACGCAGCATAGATTTATTGGTCATCGATGAAATCAGTATGGTCCGTGCCGACTTGCTCGATTCGGTGGATGCCGTCTTGAGGCGGTTCCGCGACCGGAACAAACCCTTTGGCGGCGTGCAACTGCTGATGATTGGCGACTTACAGCAGCTGTCTCCCGTAGTGAAAGACGATGAGTGGCAGATGCTGTGCAAATACTATGACACGCCTTATTTCTTCTCCAGCCAGGCCTTGAAGCAGACGGAATATTGCACCATAGAACTAAAGAAAGTCTATCGGCAGAACGATGGGACTTTTCTTGAATTACTGAACCGCATTCGCGAAAACCGTTGTGACGGGCAAGTGCTGGAAGCCTTGAACCGCCGGTATATTCCCAATTTCGTACCAGATAAAGAAGAAGGATACATCCGCCTGGTGACCCACAATTATCAGG
This genomic window contains:
- a CDS encoding F0F1 ATP synthase subunit gamma: MSSLKEVKNRISSVKSTRQITSAMKMVASAKLHKAQGRIGNMLPYQRKLNEILTNFLRTDASFESPYTEKRPVTRVAVVAFSSNSSLCGAFNSNVAKMLERTLEDYQSLGKENILIYPVGRKVEEAVKKMGYVPQGSYQVMADKPSYVEAYELAEKLMHEFVEKQIDHVELIYHHFKSMGSQVLLRENYLPIDLTQVAQEAAEDVPEDARSFNNDYIVEPSVGELIAELLPKVLSQKIFTVLLDSNTSEHAARMLAMQTATDNANELIQDLTKQYNKSRQQAITNELLDIIGGSLK